In 'Nostoc azollae' 0708, the following are encoded in one genomic region:
- a CDS encoding PIN domain-containing protein, which yields MLDFLLHREPFRQDAEELFQAIDSGRIIGYVTATTLTDIFYIARRHTRSIEQARQAVLETLTVMMVCPVNRTILEWAFASGIGDFEDVIQIACAVTQGLEAILTRDRQGFLSSTNSACIVGSSAIGTIRHLRRLKSNVFLSH from the coding sequence ATGCTGGATTTTCTTTTGCACCGAGAGCCATTTCGACAAGATGCAGAAGAGTTATTTCAAGCAATTGATTCTGGTCGCATCATTGGCTATGTTACAGCAACTACCCTCACAGACATTTTCTACATTGCCCGAAGACATACTCGGAGTATTGAACAAGCACGACAGGCAGTTTTAGAAACATTGACGGTTATGATGGTTTGCCCCGTCAATCGAACTATTTTGGAGTGGGCGTTCGCATCTGGAATCGGTGATTTTGAAGATGTAATTCAAATTGCCTGTGCTGTTACTCAAGGATTAGAAGCAATCTTGACACGCGACAGGCAGGGTTTTTTAAGTTCAACAAACAGTGCCTGTATTGTCGGTTCGTCAGCTATTGGAACAATTAGACATCTCCGAAGGTTGAAATCAAATGTTTTTCTCAGTCACTAG
- a CDS encoding helix-turn-helix domain-containing protein, translating to MQHKKLQGDIESKNIGINQKGAGGKGKLEIKQQVCLSLFYWRKMPTFEVLGLHFGI from the coding sequence ATGCAGCATAAAAAACTTCAAGGTGACATAGAAAGTAAAAACATAGGTATAAATCAGAAAGGAGCAGGGGGGAAAGGGAAACTAGAGATAAAACAACAGGTATGTCTATCCTTATTCTATTGGAGGAAAATGCCAACATTTGAGGTTTTAGGTTTGCATTTCGGTATATAG
- the scpB gene encoding SMC-Scp complex subunit ScpB has protein sequence MSKKNIAIGIKIEAILYLKGKPLSLSEIAEYAGCDRPTVEESIIELMDNYARRDSALEVVETENGYSLQLRSDFHDLVQTLIPVELAVGPLRTLAAIALHNPILQSDLINLRGSGVYQHVPKLVELGFVRKRRDSDSRSYSLQVTPKFHQYFQIDQLPQVFPRDEKEQQLELKLNIQRESVHSVEVTEKME, from the coding sequence ATGTCCAAGAAAAATATAGCTATAGGAATCAAAATAGAAGCAATTCTTTATTTAAAGGGTAAACCCTTGTCTTTGAGTGAAATTGCTGAGTATGCTGGGTGCGATCGCCCGACAGTGGAAGAAAGCATAATTGAACTTATGGATAATTATGCCCGTCGAGATAGCGCCCTCGAAGTCGTAGAAACCGAAAATGGTTATAGCTTGCAACTGAGGTCAGATTTTCATGACTTGGTGCAAACTTTGATACCTGTAGAATTGGCAGTAGGACCTTTGCGGACATTAGCTGCGATCGCTCTCCACAATCCCATACTCCAAAGCGATTTGATTAATTTACGTGGTTCAGGAGTATACCAGCACGTTCCTAAACTGGTGGAATTAGGTTTTGTTCGCAAACGTCGAGACAGCGATTCCCGTTCATATTCATTACAAGTGACACCGAAATTTCACCAATATTTTCAAATCGATCAACTCCCCCAAGTGTTTCCCAGAGATGAAAAGGAACAACAGCTAGAACTAAAATTAAATATTCAAAGAGAATCAGTACACAGCGTAGAGGTTACAGAGAAGATGGAGTGA
- the ispG gene encoding (E)-4-hydroxy-3-methylbut-2-enyl-diphosphate synthase, producing MQTIQPLETTNTTSQPVFDTTIKRRKTRAVKVGDVTIGGGYPVVVQSMINEDTLDIDGSVAGIRRLHEIGCEIVRVTVPSLGHAKALAEIKPKLIKTYRDVPIVADVHHNGMKIAMEVAKHIEKVRINPGLYVFEKPNTSRTEYTKVEFDEIGEKIRETLAPLVISLRDQGKAMRIGVNHGSLAERMLFTYGDTPEGMVESALEFIRICESFDFRNIVISMKASRVPVMVAAYRLMAKRMDDLGMDYPLHLGVTEAGDGEYGRIKSTAGIATLLADGLGDTIRVSLTEAPEKEIPVCYSILQALGLRKTMVEYVACPSCGRTLFNLEEVLHTVREATKHLTGLDIAVMGCIVNGPGEMADADYGYVGKTPSYISLYRGREEIKKVPENLGVEELINLIKADGRWVEP from the coding sequence ATGCAAACCATACAACCCCTTGAAACTACCAACACTACTAGTCAACCTGTTTTTGATACCACCATCAAACGGCGCAAAACCCGTGCTGTAAAGGTGGGAGATGTCACCATTGGGGGAGGCTACCCAGTGGTGGTACAGTCAATGATTAACGAAGATACACTGGATATTGACGGTTCTGTGGCGGGTATTCGTCGTCTCCATGAAATAGGCTGCGAAATTGTTCGCGTTACAGTTCCCAGTCTAGGACACGCTAAAGCCTTGGCGGAAATTAAGCCAAAATTAATCAAAACCTACCGCGATGTCCCCATTGTTGCCGATGTCCATCACAATGGCATGAAAATTGCCATGGAAGTCGCTAAACACATTGAAAAAGTCCGTATTAATCCGGGTTTATATGTATTTGAAAAACCAAATACCAGCCGCACCGAATATACAAAAGTTGAATTTGACGAAATTGGCGAAAAAATCCGCGAAACCTTAGCTCCCTTAGTAATTTCTCTACGTGATCAAGGTAAAGCTATGCGGATCGGTGTTAATCATGGTTCCTTAGCTGAAAGAATGCTATTTACCTATGGTGACACCCCGGAAGGGATGGTAGAATCGGCTTTAGAATTCATCCGTATTTGTGAATCTTTCGATTTTCGCAACATCGTTATTTCCATGAAAGCCTCACGAGTTCCTGTGATGGTGGCTGCATATCGGTTGATGGCCAAGCGCATGGATGATTTAGGGATGGATTATCCTTTACATCTGGGTGTGACAGAAGCAGGTGATGGGGAATATGGCAGAATTAAGTCTACAGCGGGAATTGCCACATTATTAGCTGATGGTTTGGGTGATACAATCCGCGTGTCTTTAACTGAAGCACCAGAAAAAGAAATTCCTGTGTGTTACAGCATTCTGCAAGCTTTAGGTTTGCGGAAAACGATGGTTGAGTATGTGGCTTGTCCTTCCTGTGGAAGAACTTTGTTTAATTTAGAAGAAGTGCTGCACACAGTTAGAGAAGCTACTAAACATCTAACAGGTTTAGATATTGCTGTCATGGGTTGTATTGTCAATGGCCCTGGAGAAATGGCAGATGCTGACTATGGTTATGTTGGCAAAACTCCCAGTTACATTTCTTTATATCGTGGCAGGGAAGAAATTAAAAAAGTCCCAGAAAATCTGGGTGTGGAAGAACTGATTAATTTGATTAAGGCTGATGGACGTTGGGTAGAACCTTAA
- a CDS encoding DUF760 domain-containing protein: MVFDPDFLNNNSEEHTNQLLNEHFGEHPNQLLKYLQHQSPEVLARVAQSVTPEIKQIISQNVQGLVGMLPAESFNVQITTDRDNLAGLLASAMMTGYFLRQMEQRMQLDHLSNQ; this comes from the coding sequence ATGGTGTTTGATCCTGACTTTTTGAACAACAACTCTGAGGAACACACTAATCAGCTTCTGAACGAACACTTTGGGGAACACCCGAATCAACTACTTAAATATTTACAGCACCAGTCTCCCGAAGTTCTAGCCCGTGTAGCTCAGTCTGTCACCCCAGAAATTAAGCAAATCATTTCCCAGAATGTCCAAGGACTAGTAGGAATGCTACCAGCAGAAAGTTTTAACGTCCAAATTACAACAGATCGGGATAACTTAGCTGGGCTGTTAGCATCAGCAATGATGACCGGGTACTTTCTACGCCAGATGGAACAAAGGATGCAATTAGATCATTTATCTAATCAATAG
- the pabB gene encoding aminodeoxychorismate synthase component I, with product MQTLIVDNYDSYTFNLYQMIAEVNGNYPLVIRNNEVTWDELKKIAFDNIVISPGPGRPEKSEDFGVCRQIIENNVDVPLLGVCLGHQGIGYLHGAKVIHAPEVRHGRISKIHHNESELFQGIPSPFSVVRYHSLLVADELPECLEKIAWTEDGLVMGLRHRYLPFWGVQFHPESICTEYGTTLLNNFRDITLLFTKKLSISSESKYYFPGYQSLYSSVEDMYQQEERFELYTRKLDICPNTEQIFVHLFQEEPNSFWLDSSRVEPGLSRFSFMGDGKGKNSLLVRYHTQTQELIITQSDKVTRRTESIFEFLKREIGLRSCQSDELPFDFNCGFVGYFGYELNAECGAKLVHSSPLPDAIFLLADRMIAIDHEEQCLYLLELVKTGQTQQAGTWFDTIQQQLKILNPLPPLVAQGNGEPVRLYLSRSYQNYINDIHHCLEEIHEGETYQVCLTNQLHADISPDPLTFYRRLRQINPAPYSAFLRFGEIAIACSSPERFMQIDRQGWVETKPIKGTLRRGDNPEEDFILQERLRNSEKDQAENLMIVDLLRNDLGRVCEVGSVHVPKLMDVETYATVHQLVTTIRGHLPSNLQAVDCIHAAFPGGSMTGAPKIRTMQIIDRLEQEARGVYSGAIGFLGLNGASDLNIVIRTAIFTPDGTSIGVGGGIVALSDPEMEFQEILLKAKALIQTMVMTIHGKFEEDLYSILGVESKTSQCFMMFSNLILKPYNGFF from the coding sequence ATGCAAACATTAATTGTTGATAATTATGATTCTTATACCTTCAATTTGTATCAGATGATTGCTGAGGTAAATGGAAACTATCCCTTAGTAATTCGTAATAATGAAGTAACCTGGGATGAACTAAAAAAAATTGCCTTTGACAATATTGTGATTTCTCCTGGTCCAGGCCGCCCAGAAAAGTCGGAAGATTTTGGAGTTTGTCGGCAAATTATTGAAAATAATGTAGATGTTCCTTTATTGGGAGTATGTCTGGGACATCAAGGGATTGGCTACCTACATGGTGCTAAAGTGATTCATGCACCGGAAGTTAGGCACGGGAGAATAAGTAAAATTCATCACAATGAATCTGAATTATTCCAAGGTATTCCTAGTCCATTTTCTGTGGTGCGATATCACTCTTTGTTAGTTGCAGATGAATTACCTGAGTGTTTAGAAAAAATTGCTTGGACTGAAGACGGATTAGTAATGGGATTACGCCATCGGTATCTACCCTTTTGGGGTGTACAGTTTCATCCCGAATCTATTTGTACAGAATATGGAACAACATTATTAAACAATTTTAGAGATATCACGCTGCTATTTACAAAGAAATTATCAATAAGTTCAGAATCAAAATATTATTTTCCAGGATATCAGTCTCTTTATTCTTCTGTTGAGGACATGTACCAACAGGAAGAGAGGTTTGAACTTTATACCAGAAAGTTAGATATTTGCCCGAATACAGAACAGATATTTGTCCATTTATTTCAGGAAGAACCAAATAGCTTTTGGTTAGATAGTAGTCGAGTAGAACCGGGTCTGTCTCGCTTCTCATTTATGGGTGATGGCAAAGGGAAAAACAGTTTATTGGTGCGTTACCATACTCAAACTCAAGAACTGATCATCACACAATCAGATAAGGTCACGCGTCGCACCGAAAGTATTTTTGAATTTCTCAAACGGGAAATTGGACTCCGAAGTTGTCAAAGTGATGAGTTACCTTTTGATTTTAACTGCGGATTTGTGGGTTATTTTGGTTATGAACTCAATGCAGAGTGTGGAGCAAAATTGGTACATTCTTCACCATTACCAGATGCAATTTTTTTACTAGCTGATCGCATGATTGCTATAGATCACGAAGAACAGTGTCTTTATTTGCTGGAATTAGTCAAAACAGGACAAACACAACAGGCAGGAACTTGGTTTGATACGATCCAACAACAATTAAAAATTTTGAATCCTCTTCCTCCACTTGTAGCACAGGGAAATGGTGAACCAGTAAGGTTATATTTAAGTCGTTCTTACCAAAATTATATTAATGACATTCACCATTGTTTAGAGGAAATTCATGAAGGAGAAACTTATCAAGTTTGTTTGACTAATCAACTTCACGCTGATATCAGCCCTGATCCCTTGACATTTTACCGCCGATTACGTCAGATTAATCCTGCGCCATACTCTGCGTTTTTGCGGTTTGGAGAGATTGCGATCGCCTGTTCTTCTCCAGAACGATTTATGCAAATTGATCGCCAGGGGTGGGTGGAAACCAAGCCCATAAAAGGTACGCTACGACGAGGAGATAACCCCGAAGAAGATTTCATTTTACAGGAACGACTGCGAAACAGCGAAAAAGACCAGGCTGAAAATCTTATGATAGTCGATTTATTACGTAATGATTTAGGACGGGTTTGTGAAGTAGGTAGCGTTCATGTACCAAAATTAATGGATGTAGAAACCTATGCCACAGTGCATCAATTGGTAACAACTATCCGTGGACATTTGCCATCAAACCTCCAAGCCGTAGATTGTATTCATGCAGCATTTCCAGGGGGCTCGATGACAGGAGCACCCAAGATTAGAACCATGCAAATTATTGACAGACTCGAGCAAGAAGCACGGGGAGTATATTCAGGAGCAATCGGCTTTTTGGGATTGAATGGTGCAAGCGATTTGAACATAGTTATTCGCACTGCTATTTTCACTCCTGATGGAACTTCTATTGGTGTCGGTGGTGGTATTGTAGCACTTTCTGACCCAGAAATGGAATTTCAAGAAATACTACTAAAAGCTAAAGCCTTAATCCAGACTATGGTTATGACAATACACGGTAAATTTGAAGAAGACCTATATAGTATCTTAGGAGTAGAATCAAAAACTTCCCAGTGTTTTATGATGTTTTCCAATCTGATTTTGAAACCATACAATGGGTTCTTTTAA
- a CDS encoding phycocyanin: MKTPLTEAIAAADTRGAYLSNTEMQAVFGRFSRAKAGLEAARAFNQNGQKWAEAAANHVYQKFPYTTQMQGSQYASTPEGKSKCVRDISHYLRTISYCCVVGGTGPLDEYVIAGVKELNAALGLSPSWYVAALEFVRDNNGLSGDVAGEANIYLNYAINALS; encoded by the coding sequence ATGAAAACCCCGTTAACCGAGGCTATTGCTGCTGCTGATACTCGTGGTGCTTACCTGAGCAACACTGAAATGCAAGCTGTATTTGGTCGTTTCAGCCGTGCTAAAGCTGGACTAGAAGCTGCCAGAGCTTTCAACCAAAATGGTCAGAAATGGGCAGAAGCAGCAGCTAATCATGTTTATCAGAAGTTCCCTTACACCACCCAGATGCAGGGTTCTCAATACGCTTCCACTCCCGAAGGCAAATCTAAGTGTGTCCGCGATATTAGCCATTACCTCCGCACCATCAGCTATTGCTGCGTCGTTGGTGGCACAGGCCCACTAGACGAATATGTAATTGCTGGAGTTAAAGAACTTAATGCAGCCTTGGGCTTATCTCCAAGCTGGTATGTAGCAGCGTTGGAATTTGTCCGTGACAACAATGGTCTATCAGGTGATGTGGCTGGAGAAGCCAATATTTACCTGAACTACGCCATCAACGCCTTGAGCTAA
- a CDS encoding HhoA/HhoB/HtrA family serine endopeptidase: protein MKLSVKQLVVYLFLVAVGGGGGVFGSRYFLPQHHSFQELENVTVALPPEAVVPYPIDGATNSTKSDNVNFIATAVQKVGSAVVRINATRKVANPIFGAFDNSMLKRFFGEDEEPIPSERIERGTGSGFILSANGQLLTNAHVVDNTDTVQVTLKDGRTFDGKVVGIDTITDVAVVKIAADNLPTVKLGNSQNLIPGQWAIAIGNPLGLDNTVTIGIISATDRTSAQVGVPDKRVSFIQTDAAINPGNSGGPLLNTQGEVIGINTAIRTDAQGLGFAIPIETAARIAHELFTKGKAEHPFSGIEMAELSPAKKQELNQKKQLNIQLDVSFAIKGIVANSPAQKAGLLIGDVIQKINGKPIKSLAQAQKIIEFSTVGDILTIEVHRNGKTQIFKIRSGTYPHK from the coding sequence ATGAAGTTATCTGTGAAGCAACTAGTCGTTTACTTGTTTTTAGTAGCTGTTGGTGGAGGTGGAGGTGTATTTGGCAGTCGCTATTTTTTGCCCCAGCATCACTCATTTCAAGAGTTAGAAAATGTCACAGTGGCTTTACCTCCAGAAGCAGTTGTTCCCTATCCTATTGATGGAGCAACTAACTCTACTAAGAGTGATAATGTCAACTTTATTGCTACTGCTGTACAAAAAGTAGGATCGGCAGTTGTACGAATTAATGCTACTCGTAAAGTAGCAAATCCAATTTTTGGCGCATTTGACAACTCTATGTTAAAGCGTTTTTTTGGGGAAGATGAAGAACCAATTCCTTCGGAACGAATTGAGCGTGGTACAGGATCGGGGTTCATTTTAAGCGCCAATGGTCAGTTACTAACGAATGCTCATGTAGTAGATAATACTGATACCGTACAAGTTACGCTCAAGGACGGGCGAACTTTTGATGGTAAGGTGGTAGGAATTGATACTATAACCGACGTCGCAGTGGTCAAAATTGCCGCTGATAATTTACCGACGGTGAAATTAGGGAATTCGCAAAACTTAATTCCTGGACAGTGGGCAATCGCTATTGGTAATCCTTTAGGTTTAGATAATACTGTTACTATTGGTATCATTAGCGCCACCGACCGTACTAGTGCCCAAGTTGGTGTTCCTGATAAGCGGGTAAGTTTTATCCAAACCGATGCAGCAATAAACCCTGGTAACTCTGGCGGCCCTCTCTTAAACACCCAAGGAGAAGTTATTGGCATTAATACCGCCATCCGCACCGACGCTCAAGGACTTGGTTTTGCTATTCCCATTGAAACTGCTGCCCGCATAGCTCATGAGTTATTTACCAAAGGAAAAGCAGAACACCCCTTTTCAGGAATTGAAATGGCAGAGCTTTCACCTGCCAAAAAACAAGAATTGAATCAAAAAAAGCAACTCAACATTCAGCTTGATGTCAGTTTTGCCATTAAAGGAATTGTGGCAAATTCCCCAGCACAAAAGGCTGGTTTACTCATAGGCGATGTGATTCAAAAAATCAATGGCAAACCAATTAAAAGTTTAGCCCAAGCACAGAAAATTATTGAGTTTAGTACAGTCGGTGACATTCTGACAATTGAAGTCCACCGCAACGGCAAAACTCAAATCTTCAAAATACGCTCAGGAACTTACCCTCACAAATAG
- the ispD gene encoding 2-C-methyl-D-erythritol 4-phosphate cytidylyltransferase has translation MYLLIPAAGSGKRMGADRNKLLLQVHSKSLIAWTLLAAEAASSISWIGIISQPHDWEDFKGIIADLKLTKPVELITGGATRQESVYNGLLALPDAAKQVLIHDGARCIATPNLLNACAEAILHCPGLIAAIPVKDTIKVVDESGIIQSTPDREQLWAAQTPQGFDVKLLKQCHAEGVRQGWEVTDDAALFEKCGIKVRIVPGEETNLKVTTPQDLVIGQFILSHRE, from the coding sequence GTGTATTTATTAATTCCTGCCGCAGGTAGTGGCAAAAGAATGGGTGCTGACCGGAATAAACTTTTATTACAAGTACACTCAAAATCTCTGATTGCTTGGACTTTGTTAGCTGCGGAAGCTGCGAGTTCTATTAGTTGGATTGGGATTATTTCTCAACCGCATGACTGGGAAGACTTTAAAGGCATTATAGCGGATTTAAAGCTCACTAAACCAGTAGAATTAATTACTGGTGGTGCCACCCGCCAAGAGTCGGTTTATAATGGCTTGTTGGCGTTACCAGACGCTGCGAAACAAGTATTAATTCATGATGGGGCGCGGTGTATAGCTACACCGAATTTGCTCAATGCTTGTGCGGAAGCTATTCTTCATTGTCCTGGGTTAATTGCTGCTATACCTGTGAAAGACACCATCAAAGTTGTGGATGAAAGTGGCATAATTCAAAGTACACCAGATCGAGAACAACTTTGGGCGGCTCAAACTCCCCAGGGATTTGATGTTAAGTTGTTGAAACAATGTCATGCTGAGGGTGTGCGACAAGGATGGGAAGTGACAGATGATGCAGCTTTGTTTGAAAAATGCGGGATTAAAGTACGCATAGTGCCAGGAGAGGAAACAAATTTGAAAGTGACAACTCCTCAAGATTTAGTGATCGGTCAATTTATCCTTAGTCACAGGGAATAG
- a CDS encoding isochorismatase, protein MSIPITTQLPIPPHFNPAKVGEVYRLPYQERATEAEVWTKQHNIPPASTDKARVCLLLIDVQNTFCIPNFELYVGGQTGTGAVDNNKKLCEFIYCNLGVITKIIPTLDTHTAMQIFHPIFWINTDGEHPTPAATNITPADIEAGIWQLNPAVANSVTNGDYESLKEQAFHYVKQLSQDGKYPLTVWPYHSMLGGIGHALVSSVEEAIFFHSIARQSQTQFELKGENPLTENYSVLRPEVLLGFDQKPIAKKNTNLIKQLLEFDIVIIGGQAKSHCVSWTIDHLLTEIQQVDSTLTNKIYLLQDCTSAVVVPGVVDYTEQANATFARFAAAGMHIINSTELVMGNW, encoded by the coding sequence ATGAGTATTCCAATAACCACCCAACTGCCCATTCCCCCACACTTTAACCCTGCAAAAGTCGGTGAAGTATACCGCTTACCTTACCAAGAACGCGCAACCGAAGCGGAAGTATGGACAAAACAACATAATATCCCACCAGCATCAACAGATAAAGCCCGTGTTTGTCTATTATTAATTGATGTCCAAAACACTTTTTGTATTCCTAATTTTGAATTATATGTAGGTGGACAAACAGGAACAGGTGCAGTTGATAATAATAAAAAATTATGTGAATTTATTTATTGCAATTTGGGAGTAATTACAAAAATTATCCCCACCCTCGACACTCACACAGCTATGCAAATATTCCATCCTATTTTTTGGATAAATACAGATGGAGAACATCCTACACCAGCAGCAACCAATATTACACCCGCAGATATTGAAGCAGGTATTTGGCAACTTAACCCAGCAGTGGCTAATAGTGTGACTAATGGTGATTATGAATCATTGAAAGAACAGGCTTTTCATTACGTTAAACAACTCAGTCAAGATGGGAAATACCCGCTAACAGTTTGGCCTTATCATTCTATGTTAGGAGGAATTGGTCATGCTTTGGTTTCATCTGTTGAAGAAGCCATATTTTTTCATAGTATCGCTCGTCAAAGTCAAACCCAATTTGAACTAAAAGGGGAAAACCCTTTAACAGAAAATTATTCTGTTTTACGTCCAGAAGTATTATTAGGATTTGATCAAAAGCCAATTGCTAAAAAAAACACAAATTTAATAAAACAACTTTTAGAATTTGATATTGTAATTATTGGCGGACAAGCTAAAAGTCACTGTGTGTCTTGGACAATTGACCATTTATTAACAGAAATTCAACAGGTAGATAGCACCCTAACAAATAAAATCTATCTACTCCAAGATTGCACCTCAGCTGTTGTTGTTCCGGGAGTAGTTGACTACACGGAACAAGCTAATGCCACTTTCGCTAGATTTGCAGCAGCAGGAATGCATATTATTAACTCTACCGAACTGGTAATGGGTAATTGGTAA
- a CDS encoding LysM peptidoglycan-binding domain-containing M23 family metallopeptidase — translation MTFSYRPLFLYSLMSVLGLLATLSPTQNANAAVPSCPTPTLSRIQRYQVVRGETLESIAQRYNLQPTTIAGMNPSVNNRMLAAGTQLQIPPFDGIVVAVTGDQIWRQIATKYKVRPDTLFEINGCQQNARVVFVPVVPELTKTPNRIITASLGQTARSATIFGYPLPRSTTVALPYGWQIEPTSSKVFFHSGVDLVAPVGTPVQAITPGIVVFAKYQASYGKLVIINHAGGLQTRYAQLETIQVTLGQAVKQGDILGTVGATGQPTSREPHLHFEIRANESLGWTAKDPKEYLK, via the coding sequence ATGACTTTTTCCTATAGACCACTGTTTTTATATAGCTTAATGAGTGTTTTGGGGCTACTAGCCACATTGTCACCAACCCAAAATGCTAATGCTGCTGTACCAAGTTGTCCAACTCCTACTTTATCCCGTATTCAACGCTATCAAGTAGTTCGTGGTGAAACTTTAGAGAGTATAGCCCAGCGTTACAATCTCCAGCCCACAACAATTGCTGGTATGAATCCATCTGTTAATAACAGAATGCTCGCAGCTGGTACCCAATTGCAAATACCCCCCTTCGATGGAATTGTAGTAGCAGTAACTGGTGATCAAATTTGGCGACAAATAGCTACAAAGTACAAAGTGCGTCCAGATACTTTGTTTGAAATTAATGGTTGTCAACAAAATGCCAGAGTTGTTTTTGTTCCAGTTGTTCCAGAATTAACAAAAACACCTAATAGAATAATTACTGCATCCCTTGGACAAACTGCACGATCTGCAACCATATTTGGATATCCTTTACCAAGAAGTACAACCGTAGCCTTACCTTATGGGTGGCAAATTGAACCAACATCAAGTAAAGTTTTTTTTCATAGTGGTGTAGATTTGGTAGCACCAGTGGGTACTCCTGTGCAAGCGATCACACCAGGTATTGTAGTCTTTGCTAAATACCAGGCTAGTTATGGCAAATTAGTCATTATTAACCACGCAGGTGGACTGCAAACTCGTTATGCTCAACTGGAAACTATTCAAGTTACCCTGGGACAAGCAGTAAAACAAGGTGACATATTAGGAACAGTCGGTGCTACAGGCCAACCAACTTCTAGAGAACCACACCTACATTTTGAAATTCGTGCTAATGAATCCCTTGGTTGGACTGCAAAAGATCCAAAAGAGTATTTGAAATGA
- a CDS encoding phycocyanin, with protein MLDAFSRVVEQSDRQGSYLNDDQINALCALVGDSNKRLDIVNRLTSNASTITANAYRALVAEQPKVFGPGGACFHHRNQAACIRDLGFILRYVTYSILSGDTSVMDDRCLNGLRETYQALGTPGATVASGIGKMKDAAITIANDNSGISRGDCSSLISELATYFDRAAAAVA; from the coding sequence ATGCTTGATGCTTTTTCTAGAGTGGTTGAACAGAGCGATCGCCAAGGCTCATACTTGAACGATGACCAAATTAATGCTTTGTGTGCATTAGTTGGGGACAGTAATAAACGGTTAGATATAGTAAACCGTCTAACCAGCAACGCCTCAACAATTACAGCTAATGCTTATCGGGCCTTAGTTGCTGAACAACCCAAGGTATTTGGACCTGGTGGTGCTTGTTTCCATCACCGCAATCAAGCAGCTTGTATTCGTGATTTAGGCTTTATTCTTCGTTACGTCACTTATTCCATCTTATCTGGTGATACCAGTGTAATGGACGATCGCTGCTTGAACGGTTTGCGCGAAACGTACCAAGCATTAGGAACACCAGGTGCTACCGTGGCTTCCGGGATTGGCAAAATGAAAGATGCAGCGATCACTATTGCTAATGACAACAGTGGCATTAGCCGTGGAGATTGCAGCAGCTTAATATCAGAACTGGCTACTTACTTTGATCGGGCAGCAGCAGCAGTTGCTTAA
- a CDS encoding response regulator transcription factor translates to MRILLIEDDIRLAETLAEALTDQLYVVDIATDGESAWNCTKALDYDLLLLDLMLPEIDGITLCHRLRSHGYQKPVLMLTACDTISDKISGLDAGADDYIIKPVDLGELFARIRALLRRGNTISPPVLEWGNLQLNPSTYEVTYNHTPLHITPKEYSLLELLLRNGRRLLSRSVIIDHIWRTDTCPDEHTVKVHLRSVRQKLKAAGAPEDFIETIHGMGYRLKSLDLLQKS, encoded by the coding sequence ATGAGGATTCTGCTAATTGAAGACGATATTCGTTTGGCTGAAACGCTGGCAGAAGCTCTAACTGACCAGCTTTATGTTGTTGACATCGCCACAGATGGAGAATCCGCTTGGAATTGTACCAAAGCACTAGACTATGACTTGCTGTTGTTGGACCTAATGCTACCGGAAATTGATGGTATAACTCTGTGTCATCGGTTGCGATCGCATGGCTATCAAAAACCTGTCCTCATGCTCACTGCCTGTGATACAATCAGCGACAAAATTTCTGGACTAGATGCCGGCGCAGACGACTACATTATTAAACCCGTTGATTTGGGAGAATTATTTGCTCGCATTCGGGCTTTATTACGTCGAGGTAATACAATCTCTCCTCCTGTTTTAGAGTGGGGCAATCTTCAACTTAATCCTAGTACCTACGAAGTAACCTATAACCATACCCCTCTTCATATCACACCCAAAGAATACAGTCTTCTGGAACTACTACTGCGGAATGGTCGCCGACTCCTGAGTCGCAGCGTCATCATCGACCATATTTGGAGAACCGATACATGTCCAGATGAACACACCGTGAAAGTTCATCTCAGAAGTGTACGTCAGAAGTTAAAAGCTGCTGGTGCGCCTGAAGATTTTATTGAAACAATACACGGTATGGGCTATCGTCTCAAATCACTAGACCTCTTGCAAAAGTCCTAA